In Pseudomonas deceptionensis, a single window of DNA contains:
- a CDS encoding sensor histidine kinase — MRSLFWRILASFWLAIALVAGLSILLGHMLNQDAWILSRHPGIANLAPQWTERYETQGADAAQEFLEKRKRRYHIDVQVLNESGDPVVRGTFPRRAAAWEARQHPGEEQLPWRRLTVEYTSPKTAETYLLIYRIPHPELDAWHRQSLIWPLSALGIALVVLTLFSLLVTLSITRPLSRLRGAVHDLGQTTYQQNSLARLASRRDEFGVLATDFNRMGARLQSLIGSQRQLLRDVSHELRSPLARLKIALALAERAGPQEREKLWPRLTRECDRLESLISEILALARVDADQASAEHVALNALLGAVQKDASMAAPEQSVQLLAEPDLSLNGWPTMIERAVDNLLRNAQRFNPPGQPIELSAAREGEHITIKVRDHGPGVAEEYLAQLGEPFFRAPGQTAAGHGLGLAIARRAAERHGGRLILGNHPDGGFIATLELPLEPNGTL, encoded by the coding sequence GTGCGGTCACTGTTTTGGCGCATTCTTGCCAGCTTCTGGCTGGCGATTGCCTTGGTCGCAGGGCTGTCGATCCTGCTGGGGCATATGCTCAATCAGGACGCGTGGATTCTTTCTCGCCATCCAGGGATCGCCAATCTGGCGCCACAATGGACTGAGCGCTACGAGACTCAGGGCGCCGACGCGGCGCAAGAATTCCTCGAAAAACGTAAACGTCGCTACCACATCGATGTGCAAGTCCTTAACGAAAGTGGCGACCCCGTAGTACGTGGCACCTTCCCCCGCCGGGCAGCCGCCTGGGAAGCCCGTCAGCACCCGGGTGAAGAACAGTTGCCGTGGCGCCGCCTGACCGTCGAGTACACCAGCCCCAAAACCGCCGAAACTTACCTGCTGATCTATCGCATTCCGCACCCGGAACTGGATGCCTGGCATCGTCAGAGCCTGATCTGGCCGCTGAGTGCGCTGGGGATTGCGCTGGTGGTACTGACACTGTTCAGCCTGCTGGTCACGCTGTCGATCACCCGCCCGCTGAGCCGTCTGCGCGGGGCGGTGCATGATCTGGGGCAGACCACCTATCAACAGAACAGCCTGGCGCGCCTGGCCTCGCGCCGTGACGAGTTTGGCGTGCTGGCTACCGACTTCAACCGCATGGGCGCACGCCTGCAAAGCTTGATCGGCAGCCAGCGCCAGTTGCTGCGCGACGTGTCCCACGAGCTGCGCTCGCCGCTGGCCCGGCTCAAGATCGCCCTGGCGCTGGCCGAACGTGCCGGGCCGCAAGAGCGGGAAAAACTCTGGCCGCGCCTGACCCGTGAATGCGATCGCCTGGAGTCATTGATCAGCGAGATTCTGGCCCTGGCACGGGTGGATGCCGATCAGGCCAGCGCCGAGCACGTGGCGCTCAATGCCCTGCTCGGCGCGGTGCAAAAGGATGCGTCGATGGCGGCCCCCGAGCAATCGGTGCAATTGCTTGCCGAGCCGGATTTGAGCCTCAATGGCTGGCCAACCATGATCGAGCGGGCGGTGGACAACCTGCTACGCAATGCGCAACGTTTCAACCCGCCCGGCCAGCCGATCGAGTTGAGTGCGGCGCGCGAGGGCGAGCACATCACCATCAAGGTGCGTGACCATGGCCCCGGGGTAGCCGAGGAGTATTTGGCGCAGCTGGGTGAGCCGTTCTTCCGCGCGCCGGGGCAGACGGCGGCAGGGCATGGTCTGGGGCTGGCAATTGCTCGCCGGGCGGCGGAACGTCATGGTGGGCGCTTGATTCTGGGCAATCATCCGGATGGCGGGTTTATTGCCACGCTGGAGTTGCCATTGGAGCCCAACGGAACGCTGTAG
- the scpB gene encoding SMC-Scp complex subunit ScpB, translating into MNLTEPRELAPLLEAFLLASGKPQSLERLFELFEEGERPEPPVFKKALELLRKSCDGRAFELKEVASGYRLQIREKYSPWIGRLWEERPQRYSRAMLETMALIAYRQPITRGEIEDVRGVAVNSHIVKTLLEREWIRVVGYRDVPGKPAMFATTKGFLDHFNLKSLDELPPLAELRELEPDPILDFDDAPVPAHLQALADESAEPEEPKDETSFRTLLTELDSMEEGLKTDFDDLLRDVAPVDVPEPEPEPELAVAVEVAVEIQPQPQQPSAAELARERLRAAVAALEQRSAMSEEALEAQALAEAIEQERRELED; encoded by the coding sequence ATGAATTTGACTGAACCCCGCGAGCTGGCCCCCTTGCTTGAGGCCTTTCTGTTGGCCTCGGGAAAGCCGCAGAGCCTTGAACGCCTGTTTGAACTGTTTGAAGAGGGCGAGCGCCCGGAACCGCCCGTATTCAAAAAGGCCCTGGAGCTGCTGCGCAAATCCTGTGACGGCCGGGCGTTTGAGCTTAAGGAAGTCGCCTCGGGCTACCGCCTGCAGATTCGCGAGAAGTATTCGCCCTGGATCGGCCGCCTGTGGGAAGAGCGCCCGCAGCGCTACTCCCGGGCGATGCTTGAAACCATGGCATTGATCGCCTATCGCCAGCCCATCACCCGGGGCGAGATCGAGGATGTGCGGGGTGTGGCGGTCAACAGCCATATCGTCAAAACCTTGCTTGAACGCGAGTGGATTCGCGTGGTGGGCTATCGCGATGTGCCGGGCAAACCGGCGATGTTTGCGACCACCAAGGGTTTTCTCGATCACTTCAACCTCAAGAGCCTCGACGAGCTGCCGCCGCTGGCCGAGCTGCGTGAGCTGGAACCTGATCCGATCCTCGATTTCGACGATGCCCCGGTGCCTGCGCACCTTCAAGCGTTGGCTGACGAAAGTGCCGAGCCGGAAGAACCCAAGGATGAAACCAGCTTCCGCACCTTGCTGACGGAACTGGACTCGATGGAAGAAGGTCTTAAAACCGACTTTGACGACTTGCTGCGCGACGTTGCGCCCGTCGATGTTCCGGAGCCGGAGCCGGAGCCGGAGCTGGCGGTAGCGGTAGAAGTAGCGGTAGAGATTCAACCACAACCGCAGCAACCCTCTGCGGCAGAGCTGGCCCGTGAGCGATTGCGCGCAGCCGTTGCTGCCCTCGAGCAGCGATCCGCCATGAGCGAGGAAGCGCTTGAGGCGCAGGCTCTGGCTGAAGCCATCGAGCAAGAACGCCGCGAGCTGGAGGACTGA
- a CDS encoding Spy/CpxP family protein refolding chaperone: protein MRKTLIALMFAAALPTVAMAMPGGDGPMGQRHGGEHHGRGDAPYSQLDLSREQRQEIGKLMGEQMHDRKQLVEKYLEKLPAADQKALKDEIAAKQAKTQSDIRAVLKPDQQKRFDEMQKKRAERQAEWKQFKEWKAQQATKAQ from the coding sequence ATGCGTAAGACTCTAATTGCTTTGATGTTTGCTGCAGCGCTGCCAACCGTCGCAATGGCCATGCCTGGTGGTGACGGCCCGATGGGCCAGCGACACGGCGGTGAACACCACGGTCGCGGCGATGCCCCTTACAGCCAACTGGACCTGAGCCGCGAACAGCGCCAGGAGATCGGCAAGTTGATGGGCGAACAAATGCACGACCGCAAGCAGCTGGTTGAGAAGTACCTGGAAAAACTTCCAGCCGCTGATCAGAAAGCACTGAAAGACGAGATCGCGGCCAAGCAGGCCAAAACCCAGAGCGATATCCGTGCCGTGCTCAAACCTGATCAGCAAAAACGCTTCGACGAGATGCAAAAGAAACGCGCCGAGCGTCAGGCTGAGTGGAAGCAGTTCAAGGAATGGAAAGCACAGCAAGCGACTAAAGCGCAATAA
- a CDS encoding L-threonylcarbamoyladenylate synthase, giving the protein MSQFFQIHPENPQPRLIKQAVEIIKKGGVVIYPTDSSYAVGCQMGDKGAIERIKRLRNLDDKHNFTLMCCDLSQLGLFAKVDTGTFRLLKAHTPGPYTFILNATREVPRLLLHPKRRTIGLRVPSHPIALALLEELREPLMSVTLILPGESEPMEDPYEIRDALEKQVDLIIDGGFGGNKASTVISLVDSGDPEIVRVGCGDPEPFMVEA; this is encoded by the coding sequence GTGAGTCAATTTTTCCAGATTCATCCGGAAAACCCACAACCGCGCCTGATCAAACAGGCTGTTGAAATCATCAAGAAGGGCGGGGTAGTCATCTACCCCACCGATTCGTCCTACGCCGTGGGTTGCCAGATGGGTGACAAGGGCGCTATCGAACGGATCAAGCGCCTGCGCAATCTGGACGACAAGCACAACTTCACCCTGATGTGCTGCGACCTGTCGCAGCTGGGGTTGTTTGCCAAGGTCGATACCGGCACGTTCCGCCTGCTCAAGGCCCACACACCGGGGCCTTACACGTTTATCCTCAACGCCACCCGCGAAGTGCCGCGCCTGCTGCTGCACCCCAAGCGCCGTACCATCGGCCTGCGGGTGCCGAGCCATCCGATTGCGCTGGCGCTGCTGGAAGAGCTGCGCGAGCCGCTGATGAGCGTGACCCTGATCCTGCCGGGCGAAAGCGAGCCAATGGAAGACCCTTACGAGATCCGTGATGCCCTGGAAAAACAGGTCGACCTGATCATTGATGGCGGTTTCGGCGGCAACAAGGCCTCGACCGTGATCAGCCTGGTGGACAGCGGTGACCCCGAAATTGTCCGCGTTGGCTGTGGCGATCCAGAACCGTTTATGGTCGAGGCCTGA
- a CDS encoding SelT/SelW/SelH family protein, with translation MSLTKPEIVITYCTQCQWLLRAAWLAQELLSTFAEDLGRVALEPGTGGVFRITCNGVQIWERKADGGFPEAKVLKQRVRDQIDPQRDLGHNDRVQ, from the coding sequence ATGTCGCTCACCAAACCTGAAATTGTCATCACCTATTGCACACAGTGCCAGTGGCTGTTGCGCGCTGCATGGCTGGCTCAGGAACTGCTCAGTACCTTTGCCGAAGATCTGGGGCGGGTAGCGCTGGAACCGGGTACCGGCGGGGTGTTTCGCATTACCTGCAACGGCGTACAGATCTGGGAGCGCAAGGCCGATGGCGGCTTCCCCGAGGCGAAGGTGCTCAAGCAGCGGGTTCGCGACCAGATCGACCCTCAGCGAGACCTTGGCCATAATGACCGGGTTCAGTGA
- a CDS encoding response regulator transcription factor — protein sequence MSDLLLIDDDQELCELLVSWLSQEGFQVRACHDGLSARKALAESSPDAVVLDVMLPDGSGLELLKQLRNDHPDLPVLMLSARGEPLDRILGLELGADDYLAKPCDPRELTARLRAVLRRSHPTAVSSQIELGDLCFSPMRGVVTIDQHDITLTVSESRLLEALLRQPGEPLDKQELAQIALGRKLTLYDRSLDMHVSNLRKKIGPHPDGSPRIVALRSRGYFYSA from the coding sequence ATGAGCGACCTGTTACTGATAGATGATGACCAGGAGCTGTGTGAGCTGCTGGTCAGTTGGCTGAGCCAGGAAGGCTTCCAGGTCCGCGCTTGCCACGACGGTCTGAGCGCCCGCAAGGCGCTGGCCGAATCCAGCCCCGACGCCGTAGTGCTGGATGTGATGCTCCCTGACGGCAGCGGTCTTGAGCTGCTCAAACAACTTCGCAACGATCACCCCGACCTGCCGGTGCTGATGCTGTCAGCCCGTGGCGAACCGCTTGACCGCATCCTGGGGCTCGAGCTGGGCGCCGATGACTACCTGGCCAAGCCTTGCGACCCCCGCGAGCTGACCGCGCGCCTGCGGGCCGTATTGCGCCGCAGCCACCCGACCGCCGTGTCCAGCCAGATCGAGCTGGGGGACCTGTGCTTCAGCCCGATGCGCGGCGTGGTCACTATCGACCAGCACGACATCACCCTGACCGTCTCCGAAAGCCGCCTGCTGGAAGCCTTGCTGCGCCAGCCCGGCGAGCCGCTGGACAAGCAGGAACTGGCGCAGATCGCCCTGGGCCGCAAGCTGACCCTGTACGACCGCAGCCTGGACATGCACGTCAGCAACCTGCGCAAAAAGATCGGCCCCCACCCTGATGGCAGTCCGCGCATCGTGGCACTGCGCAGCCGCGGGTACTTCTACAGCGCCTGA
- a CDS encoding nitroreductase family protein, with amino-acid sequence MEALDALLNRVSAPRLIDPAPTAEQREVLFAAALRAPDHGQLRPYRFLTVEGDARNQLGEILAEAVQIQGGEVTQAALDKARAMPLRAPMVVVVVARLQDHFKVPKSEQLITAGCAAHAIELAAFAQGIGAVWRTGELSYAPHVAKGLGLSEGEEVVAFLYLGTALNELRTAPKVDSAEFVKAWSVK; translated from the coding sequence ATGGAGGCTCTCGACGCTTTGCTCAACCGTGTTTCTGCCCCGCGCCTGATCGATCCGGCACCGACGGCTGAGCAACGTGAAGTACTGTTTGCAGCCGCCTTGCGCGCCCCGGACCACGGCCAGCTGCGGCCTTACCGTTTTTTGACGGTTGAAGGCGATGCGCGCAACCAACTGGGCGAAATCCTCGCCGAGGCCGTCCAGATTCAGGGCGGGGAAGTGACACAGGCCGCGCTGGACAAGGCTCGCGCCATGCCTTTGCGCGCACCTATGGTGGTTGTGGTGGTGGCCCGCTTGCAGGATCACTTCAAAGTGCCAAAGTCTGAGCAGCTGATTACCGCGGGCTGCGCGGCCCATGCCATTGAGCTGGCGGCTTTTGCCCAGGGCATTGGCGCGGTCTGGCGCACGGGTGAGTTGTCGTATGCGCCGCACGTAGCCAAAGGCCTGGGTTTGAGCGAGGGCGAAGAAGTGGTGGCTTTCCTGTACCTAGGTACGGCGCTGAACGAACTGCGCACAGCGCCGAAGGTGGATAGCGCCGAATTTGTGAAGGCGTGGTCGGTCAAGTAA
- a CDS encoding septation protein A has protein sequence MKQFIDFIPLLLFFIVFKIDPRIVEIGGHSLSVGGIYSATAMLIASSLVVYGILFFKQRKLEKSQWLTLVACLLFGSLTLAFHSETFLKWKAPVVNWLFALAFAGSHFIGDKLLIKRMMGHALTLPDPVWTRLNVAWIAFFLFCGAANLFVAFTYQSIWVDFKVFGSLGMTVLFLIAQGIYLSRHLHDTDPTTPKTKD, from the coding sequence GTGAAACAATTCATCGACTTCATCCCGCTGTTACTGTTTTTCATCGTTTTCAAAATCGACCCGCGCATCGTCGAAATCGGCGGGCACAGCCTGTCCGTAGGGGGCATCTACAGCGCTACGGCGATGTTGATCGCCAGTTCGCTGGTGGTTTACGGCATCCTGTTTTTCAAACAGCGCAAACTCGAAAAAAGCCAATGGCTGACCTTGGTCGCCTGCCTGTTGTTCGGCAGCCTGACCCTGGCCTTCCACAGCGAAACCTTCCTCAAGTGGAAAGCACCGGTGGTGAACTGGCTGTTTGCACTGGCGTTTGCCGGTAGCCACTTCATTGGCGACAAGCTGCTGATCAAACGCATGATGGGGCACGCCCTGACCCTGCCCGACCCCGTGTGGACCCGCCTGAACGTTGCCTGGATCGCCTTCTTCCTGTTTTGCGGCGCTGCCAACCTGTTCGTTGCGTTCACTTATCAAAGCATCTGGGTCGACTTCAAGGTGTTCGGCAGCCTGGGCATGACCGTGCTGTTCCTGATTGCCCAGGGCATTTACCTGTCACGCCATCTGCATGACACCGATCCAACCACCCCCAAGACCAAGGACTGA
- a CDS encoding segregation and condensation protein A, whose protein sequence is MEVFLDAFEGPLDLLLYLIRKQNIDILDIPVAEITRQYMGYVELMKTVRLELAAEYLVMAAMLAEIKSRMLLPRSVAIEEDEGDPRAELIRRLQQYERFKAAAEGIEGLSRVGRDVYVPRLDAPEARARKLVPDVALEELLMSMAEVLRRTDMFESHQVSREALSTRERMSDVLERLKGGGFVPFVELFTAEEGRIGVVVTFMAVLELVKESLVELVQNEPYAPIHVRARAE, encoded by the coding sequence CTGGAGGTGTTTCTCGATGCCTTTGAAGGCCCGCTCGACCTGCTGCTTTACCTGATCCGCAAGCAGAACATCGACATCCTCGACATCCCGGTGGCGGAAATTACCCGCCAGTACATGGGCTATGTCGAGCTCATGAAAACGGTGCGTCTGGAGCTGGCTGCCGAATACCTGGTCATGGCCGCGATGCTGGCTGAGATCAAGTCCCGCATGCTGTTGCCGCGTTCGGTAGCAATCGAAGAGGACGAGGGCGACCCCCGTGCCGAACTGATTCGCCGTCTGCAGCAATACGAGCGCTTCAAGGCTGCCGCTGAAGGGATCGAAGGCTTGAGTCGGGTAGGGCGTGATGTGTATGTGCCCAGACTCGACGCGCCCGAAGCGCGGGCGCGCAAGCTGGTGCCGGATGTCGCGCTGGAAGAGCTGCTGATGTCCATGGCCGAAGTGTTGCGCCGCACCGACATGTTTGAAAGTCACCAGGTCAGCCGCGAGGCCCTGTCGACCCGCGAGCGTATGAGCGATGTGCTTGAGCGTCTCAAGGGCGGCGGTTTTGTGCCGTTTGTCGAGCTGTTTACCGCCGAAGAAGGCCGTATTGGTGTGGTTGTGACCTTTATGGCTGTCCTTGAGCTGGTCAAGGAGTCGCTGGTCGAATTGGTGCAAAATGAACCCTATGCACCGATCCATGTGCGGGCAAGAGCCGAATAA
- a CDS encoding PHP domain-containing protein, producing MEIDLHCHSTASDGALAPAVLVARAFEKGVRVLALTDHDTLEGLDEARAAAQALNMTLINGVELSCTWGGATIHVLGYGFDVNAPALVEAIAKLHDGRWLRAEEISRKLELKGMPGALEGARAIQQGLGDSGNAPARPHFADFLVQAGHVKDRAEAFRKWLGAGKLGDVKLHWPTLEDTVATLRAAGAWVSLAHPSHYDFTRSKRRRLIGDYIQAGGHAIEVVNGHQPAEQVGSLAILAREFGLLVSAGSDFHGPGGWSEIGEYRPIPEDLPPLWCRFKYDQPAANV from the coding sequence GTGGAAATTGACTTGCATTGCCATAGCACAGCTTCCGATGGCGCGCTGGCGCCTGCGGTACTGGTCGCACGTGCGTTCGAGAAAGGTGTGCGAGTCCTGGCCCTGACCGATCACGACACACTTGAAGGCCTTGACGAAGCCCGTGCAGCGGCCCAGGCGTTGAACATGACGTTGATCAACGGCGTCGAATTGTCATGCACCTGGGGCGGCGCCACGATTCATGTGCTCGGCTACGGTTTTGATGTCAATGCCCCGGCATTGGTCGAGGCCATTGCCAAATTGCACGACGGTCGCTGGCTGCGCGCTGAAGAGATCAGCCGCAAGCTGGAGCTCAAGGGCATGCCCGGCGCGCTTGAAGGTGCCCGTGCCATCCAGCAGGGGCTGGGCGACAGCGGCAATGCGCCGGCCCGTCCCCACTTTGCCGACTTTCTGGTTCAGGCCGGTCACGTCAAGGACCGCGCCGAGGCGTTTCGCAAGTGGCTGGGCGCCGGCAAGCTGGGCGACGTCAAGTTGCATTGGCCAACCCTTGAAGACACGGTTGCCACCCTGCGGGCCGCGGGGGCCTGGGTCAGCCTGGCGCACCCGTCGCACTACGATTTCACCCGTAGCAAGCGCCGACGGCTGATTGGCGACTATATTCAAGCAGGGGGTCACGCCATTGAAGTGGTCAACGGGCATCAGCCAGCCGAGCAGGTAGGCAGCCTGGCGATCCTTGCGCGTGAGTTCGGTCTGCTGGTCAGTGCCGGCAGTGATTTTCATGGCCCGGGAGGTTGGTCCGAAATCGGTGAGTACCGTCCGATTCCGGAAGACCTGCCACCACTGTGGTGTCGATTCAAATATGACCAGCCCGCAGCCAACGTCTGA
- a CDS encoding YciI family protein, with product MLYAIIATDVANSLEARLAARPAHLERLQQLKAAGRMVLAGPHPAIDSNDPGAAGFTGSLIVAEFESLIIAQAWADADPYIAAGVYANVSVKPFKQVLP from the coding sequence ATGCTCTACGCCATTATTGCAACAGACGTCGCCAATTCGCTCGAAGCTCGCCTGGCTGCCCGCCCTGCGCACCTTGAACGCTTGCAACAGCTTAAAGCGGCAGGTCGCATGGTGTTGGCCGGCCCGCACCCGGCCATCGACAGCAATGATCCGGGCGCTGCCGGTTTCACCGGTAGCCTGATCGTGGCCGAGTTCGAGTCACTGATCATCGCCCAGGCCTGGGCCGACGCCGACCCGTACATCGCTGCTGGCGTGTACGCCAATGTCAGCGTCAAGCCGTTCAAGCAGGTCCTGCCGTAA
- a CDS encoding DMT family transporter: MTPRTALGALHIGALMFGLTGVFGKLAAASASIIVFGRAAFAVLALVCFAGLAKSTVWYRLSLRDARNLLLSGLLLAGHWVSFFISVKIAGVAIATLGFASFPAFTVILEGLIFRERIRLNEIILVILVSVGLILVTPSFDLASQATEGLLWAVASGLLFSLLSLNNRANSGRIPAVQAAMWQNAVVALCLLPFAAPGLGDVRPLDWLWIGLLGVLCTGVAHSLFVASLAVIKARTAAVVFALEPVYGITLAWVLFHETPTLRMLLGGVLIIVAIVVSSRMASGPTPGKASMDAAAH; this comes from the coding sequence ATGACTCCGCGTACCGCTTTGGGCGCTCTGCATATTGGCGCGTTGATGTTCGGCCTGACCGGCGTGTTCGGCAAACTCGCGGCGGCATCCGCCTCGATCATTGTCTTCGGCCGCGCCGCTTTCGCCGTGCTGGCCCTGGTCTGCTTCGCCGGGCTGGCCAAAAGTACGGTCTGGTACCGGTTATCACTGCGTGACGCGCGCAATCTGCTGCTCAGCGGCTTGCTGCTGGCCGGGCACTGGGTGAGTTTTTTTATCTCGGTCAAGATTGCCGGGGTGGCGATTGCAACGCTGGGCTTTGCCAGCTTTCCGGCGTTTACCGTAATACTGGAGGGGCTGATTTTTCGCGAGCGTATCCGGCTTAACGAAATCATTTTGGTGATACTGGTCAGCGTAGGACTGATCCTCGTCACCCCAAGTTTTGATCTGGCCAGCCAGGCCACCGAAGGTTTGCTGTGGGCGGTTGCCTCGGGCCTGTTGTTTTCGTTGCTGTCCCTCAACAACCGCGCCAACTCGGGGCGGATCCCCGCTGTGCAGGCCGCCATGTGGCAAAACGCGGTGGTTGCCTTGTGCCTGCTGCCTTTCGCCGCCCCGGGGCTGGGTGACGTTCGCCCGCTGGACTGGCTGTGGATCGGCCTGCTCGGCGTGCTGTGCACCGGGGTGGCCCACAGCCTGTTCGTCGCCAGCCTGGCGGTGATCAAGGCACGCACGGCCGCCGTGGTCTTTGCACTGGAGCCGGTTTACGGCATCACTCTGGCATGGGTGCTGTTCCACGAAACGCCGACGCTGCGCATGCTGCTGGGCGGCGTGCTGATTATCGTCGCGATCGTGGTGTCGAGCCGCATGGCCAGCGGCCCGACACCGGGCAAAGCATCAATGGACGCCGCCGCTCACTGA
- a CDS encoding TrkH family potassium uptake protein — MALPTLRIIGFIIGIFLITLAISMAVPMLTLVIYDHMGDLPSFLWASLITFLAGLALVIPGRPEQVHLRPRDMYLLTVSSWVVVCVFAALPFLLTQHISYTDSFFESMSGITATGSTVLSGLDTMSPGILMWRSMLHWLGGIGFIGMAVAILPLLRIGGMRLFQTESSDRSEKVMPRSHMVARLIVAAYVGITIIGSLAFWWAGMSVFDAINHAMSAISTGGFSTSDQSLAKWSQPAVHWVAIAVMIMGSLPFTLYVATLRGHRKALIKDQQVQGLLGLLLVTWIVLSAWLWWTTNMPYWDAFRHVALNVTSVVTTTGFALGDYSLWGNFSLMLFFYLGFIGGCSGSTAGGIKIFRFQVAYILLKANLNQLIHPRAVIKQKYNGHRLDEEIVRSILTFSFFFAITICVIALALSLLGLDWMTALTGAASTVSGVGPGLGETIGPSGNFASLPDAAKWILSLGMLLGRLEIITVFVLCIPAFWRH, encoded by the coding sequence ATGGCGTTGCCGACCTTACGCATCATCGGTTTTATTATCGGCATCTTCCTGATTACGCTCGCGATCAGCATGGCGGTGCCCATGCTGACGCTGGTGATTTATGACCACATGGGCGATCTTCCGTCCTTTTTGTGGGCCAGCCTGATCACCTTTCTTGCCGGTCTGGCACTGGTCATCCCAGGCCGCCCCGAACAGGTACACCTGCGCCCTCGTGACATGTACCTGCTGACCGTGTCCAGCTGGGTGGTGGTGTGCGTGTTTGCCGCGCTGCCGTTTTTGCTGACGCAGCACATCAGCTACACCGACTCGTTTTTCGAGAGCATGTCCGGCATCACCGCCACCGGTTCAACCGTGTTGAGCGGGCTGGACACCATGTCCCCGGGGATCCTGATGTGGCGCTCGATGCTGCACTGGCTTGGCGGCATCGGCTTTATCGGCATGGCGGTAGCAATTTTGCCGCTGCTGCGAATCGGTGGCATGCGCCTGTTCCAGACCGAATCTTCTGACCGTTCCGAAAAGGTCATGCCGCGCTCGCACATGGTGGCCCGCCTGATTGTGGCCGCTTACGTCGGCATCACCATCATCGGTAGCCTGGCGTTCTGGTGGGCAGGCATGAGTGTGTTTGATGCGATCAACCATGCCATGTCGGCGATTTCCACCGGCGGGTTCTCGACCTCCGACCAGTCGCTGGCCAAGTGGTCACAACCGGCGGTGCACTGGGTTGCCATTGCCGTGATGATCATGGGCAGCCTGCCGTTTACCCTGTATGTCGCCACCCTGCGCGGTCATCGCAAGGCGCTAATCAAGGACCAGCAGGTACAAGGCTTGCTCGGGTTGTTGCTGGTGACCTGGATCGTACTCAGCGCCTGGCTGTGGTGGACCACCAACATGCCCTACTGGGACGCCTTCCGCCATGTGGCGCTGAACGTGACGTCGGTTGTAACGACCACAGGCTTTGCGCTGGGCGACTACAGCCTGTGGGGTAACTTCTCGCTGATGCTGTTTTTCTATCTGGGTTTTATCGGTGGCTGTTCGGGCTCAACCGCAGGCGGGATCAAGATTTTCCGCTTTCAAGTTGCCTATATCCTGCTCAAGGCCAACCTTAACCAGTTGATCCACCCCCGGGCCGTGATCAAACAGAAATACAACGGCCACCGCCTCGACGAAGAAATCGTACGCTCGATTTTGACCTTTTCGTTCTTCTTCGCCATCACCATTTGCGTGATCGCGCTGGCACTGTCGCTACTGGGACTGGACTGGATGACCGCCCTCACCGGCGCCGCCAGTACCGTGTCGGGCGTAGGGCCGGGGCTGGGCGAGACCATTGGGCCGTCCGGCAACTTCGCCAGCCTGCCGGATGCGGCCAAGTGGATTCTGTCGCTGGGCATGTTGCTTGGACGCCTGGAGATCATTACCGTGTTCGTACTGTGCATTCCGGCGTTTTGGCGTCACTAG
- a CDS encoding helix-turn-helix transcriptional regulator yields MGQILSLRHYRHDVIAHSHEHAQVVISLSGKLDFEVDGRASLLHQQHLIIVPAGAHHTCGSPLGSHCLVLDVPGENWLGQSLGNHADASRRLLDTAGHLPLDPRQHQLVSWLAASPVTDPLIAHQGAILLLASLNTLAPEQAQPKRLPFGALDAYIDQNAAYPLQVADLARIAGLSCARLHSRFITECGQTPMDYIRQRRLHSARTLLSNSHLPIGEIASRVGYSSQSAFAAAMLREFGASPSVLRREAGDN; encoded by the coding sequence ATGGGCCAAATCCTGTCACTGCGCCATTACCGTCACGACGTGATTGCCCACAGCCATGAGCACGCGCAGGTGGTGATCAGCTTGTCCGGCAAGCTCGACTTTGAGGTGGACGGCCGGGCCAGCCTGCTGCACCAACAGCACTTGATCATCGTGCCCGCCGGGGCCCACCACACCTGCGGCAGCCCCTTGGGCAGCCATTGCCTGGTGCTAGATGTGCCGGGCGAGAACTGGCTCGGACAATCCCTGGGCAACCACGCCGATGCCAGCCGCCGGTTGCTCGACACCGCCGGGCACTTGCCCCTCGACCCCAGGCAGCATCAACTGGTGAGCTGGCTTGCCGCCAGCCCCGTGACGGACCCCCTGATCGCTCACCAAGGGGCGATTCTGCTGCTGGCCAGCTTGAACACCCTCGCGCCAGAACAAGCCCAACCCAAACGCCTGCCCTTCGGCGCGCTGGATGCCTATATCGACCAGAACGCCGCCTACCCGCTTCAGGTTGCAGATCTTGCACGCATTGCGGGTTTGTCCTGCGCGCGCCTGCACAGTCGCTTTATCACCGAGTGCGGGCAAACACCGATGGACTACATCCGTCAGCGCCGTTTGCACAGCGCGCGCACCCTCCTGAGCAATAGCCATCTGCCCATCGGTGAAATCGCCAGTCGCGTCGGTTACAGCTCGCAAAGCGCATTCGCCGCCGCCATGCTCCGCGAATTCGGTGCATCGCCCTCGGTGCTGCGACGCGAGGCTGGCGACAACTGA